Proteins encoded within one genomic window of Congzhengia minquanensis:
- a CDS encoding ABC transporter ATP-binding protein: MRKLFEYIAPLKFYMLGGLFLKFFAAMMNLLVPSVLAKIIDDVVPAGNVSMIFVWGGVMVLCSAADLVSNVIANRMATKSAGKITRKLRRDVYEKISYLSAKQTDTFTIPKLISVLTSDTYNVNQMLARMQRIGIRGPVLLIGGLFVTFSLDRALTLVLAALLPPIAVIVYFITKYSMPIYAAIMRSADSLVRVVRENFAGIRVIKALSKTDYEKEHFRTINTELFEKEKKSVNLMSITSPATTLILNVGLCLVILVGAYRVNGGLSQPGKIIAFMTYFTIILNAMIGITNIFIMYSKGAASMERIAEVLAAEGDLKVLDLPKTDTAFHVVFDRVCFSYNKVKNNVEDISFALKRGETLGIIGATGSGKSTLINLLIRFYDCDSGGIFIDGRDVRSIPKKELYSKFGIVFQNDFIMSDTIAENVRFGRSIEDEQVVQGLENAQAMDFVSHLAERQQHELTAGGSNISGGQKQRVLIARALATRPEILILDDSSSALDYKTDSQLRKTLSRLLPDTTKIIVAQRISSVKNSDHILVLEGGRMLGYGTHEELLATCGEYKSIFDLQMGGLSNEK, from the coding sequence TTGAGAAAGCTTTTTGAATATATTGCGCCGCTGAAGTTCTATATGCTGGGCGGCCTGTTTTTAAAATTTTTTGCCGCCATGATGAACCTTTTGGTGCCGTCGGTGCTGGCAAAAATAATCGACGACGTGGTGCCCGCAGGCAACGTCAGCATGATTTTTGTCTGGGGCGGCGTTATGGTTTTGTGCTCGGCGGCAGATCTTGTTTCCAACGTAATTGCCAACCGAATGGCCACAAAAAGCGCGGGTAAAATTACCCGAAAGCTGAGGCGGGACGTTTATGAAAAAATCTCTTACCTTTCGGCAAAGCAAACTGACACGTTCACCATTCCTAAGCTCATTTCCGTGCTCACCTCCGATACATACAACGTGAACCAAATGCTGGCGAGAATGCAGAGAATTGGTATTCGCGGCCCGGTTCTACTCATCGGCGGCCTGTTTGTCACCTTCAGTTTAGACCGTGCTTTAACCCTGGTGCTGGCGGCCCTGCTTCCGCCCATTGCCGTAATTGTATATTTCATTACGAAATACAGCATGCCAATTTACGCCGCCATTATGCGGTCGGCCGACTCGCTGGTGCGGGTTGTGCGGGAAAACTTTGCCGGTATTCGCGTAATTAAGGCGCTCTCGAAAACCGACTATGAAAAAGAACACTTCCGCACCATTAACACGGAGCTGTTTGAAAAAGAAAAAAAGAGCGTAAATTTAATGTCCATCACAAGCCCCGCCACCACGCTGATTTTAAACGTGGGGCTGTGCCTGGTAATTTTGGTGGGAGCATATCGCGTAAACGGCGGCCTTTCCCAGCCGGGCAAAATCATTGCGTTTATGACCTATTTTACCATTATTTTAAACGCAATGATTGGCATAACCAATATTTTTATTATGTATTCTAAGGGCGCGGCGTCTATGGAGCGTATTGCCGAGGTGCTGGCGGCAGAGGGCGATTTAAAGGTTTTAGACCTTCCGAAAACAGACACAGCGTTTCACGTGGTGTTCGACCGCGTTTGCTTTTCCTATAACAAGGTGAAAAACAATGTAGAAGATATAAGCTTTGCACTGAAGCGCGGCGAAACCTTAGGCATTATCGGCGCAACGGGCAGCGGAAAATCTACGCTGATTAACCTTTTAATCCGGTTTTACGACTGCGACTCCGGCGGCATTTTTATTGATGGGCGCGATGTGCGCAGCATTCCGAAAAAAGAGCTTTACAGCAAGTTTGGCATTGTGTTCCAAAACGATTTTATCATGTCCGACACCATTGCGGAAAACGTGCGGTTTGGACGCAGCATAGAAGATGAACAGGTGGTTCAGGGATTAGAAAACGCCCAGGCAATGGATTTTGTGTCCCATCTTGCGGAACGGCAGCAGCACGAGCTTACCGCCGGGGGCAGCAACATCAGCGGCGGACAGAAACAGCGGGTGTTAATCGCCCGCGCTTTAGCCACACGGCCCGAAATTCTGATTTTAGACGACTCGTCCAGCGCGCTGGACTATAAAACCGACTCCCAGCTTCGCAAAACGCTGAGCCGCCTGCTTCCGGACACCACAAAAATTATTGTGGCACAGCGCATCAGCTCGGTGAAAAACTCCGACCATATTTTAGTTTTAGAGGGCGGCCGCATGTTAGGCTATGGCACACATGAGGAGCTTTTGGCAACCTGCGGGGAATATAAAAGCATTTTCGATTTGCAGATGGGAGGGTTAAGCAATGAAAAATAA
- a CDS encoding ABC transporter ATP-binding protein — MKNKPSYRTATGKTKKKYLLLRLWKYMSRYRLLIVCAAVLMLVSNIFALLGPKLSGDAIDAIGTKPGGVDFPTVFYYVKFMLLFYVLSAVSSYALSLIIQKIGRRMSYEMRKDVFDKLVSLPVGFFDQHQAGDIISIISYDVDTANSSLSNDFLQVCQSAVIIIGSFIMMLTIAPVLVLVFAVTIPVSVVWTRYITGRVHPLFRKRSKKLGELNGFVEEMIGGQKTTKAYRREEAFLKRFDVKNDEAVDAYTTSEYYGTITGPSVNFINNASLALVSVFGAFLYFLGSIGIGDISSFVLYSRRFSGPINEIANILGDLQSAFAAAERIFRLLDELPEKEDDKAAAVLKDVYGDVLIDNVSFGYTPEKMIIKNLNLHAEKGNLIAIVGPTGAGKTTIINLLMRFYDVQQGDILVDGQSIYSLTRESLRKAYTMVLQDTWLFGGTVFENIAYGKENVTREEVVQAAKAAKIHDFIEALPNGYDTMLTDNGINISKGQKQLLTIARAMLLDSKMLILDEATSNVDTQTERAIQDAMRKLMADKTCFVIAHRLSTIQHADLILVVKDGNVVEQGVHDELLAKRGAYFSLYNSQFDTYD; from the coding sequence ATGAAAAATAAACCTTCTTACCGCACGGCCACAGGCAAAACCAAAAAGAAATATTTGCTGCTGCGGCTGTGGAAATATATGAGCCGTTACCGGCTGCTTATTGTTTGCGCTGCAGTGCTGATGCTTGTGAGCAACATTTTTGCCCTGCTGGGGCCAAAGCTTTCCGGCGACGCTATCGACGCCATTGGCACAAAGCCCGGCGGCGTTGATTTTCCCACTGTGTTCTATTATGTGAAGTTTATGTTGTTGTTTTATGTGTTGTCGGCGGTGTCGTCTTATGCGCTGTCGCTGATAATTCAAAAAATTGGGCGCAGAATGTCTTATGAAATGAGAAAAGACGTGTTCGACAAATTGGTTTCCCTGCCGGTTGGCTTTTTCGACCAGCATCAGGCCGGCGACATTATCAGTATTATTTCCTATGACGTGGACACGGCAAACTCTTCTTTGTCCAACGACTTTTTGCAGGTTTGCCAGAGCGCGGTAATCATCATCGGCTCGTTTATTATGATGCTCACCATTGCGCCGGTTTTGGTTTTGGTGTTTGCTGTTACCATTCCTGTGTCGGTGGTATGGACGCGGTATATCACAGGGAGAGTGCACCCGCTGTTTCGCAAACGCTCAAAAAAGCTGGGTGAATTAAACGGCTTTGTGGAGGAGATGATCGGCGGTCAGAAAACCACAAAGGCCTACCGGCGGGAAGAGGCGTTTTTAAAGCGGTTTGACGTGAAAAACGACGAGGCGGTGGACGCTTATACCACTTCGGAATATTACGGCACCATCACCGGCCCGTCGGTAAACTTCATTAACAATGCGTCGCTGGCCTTGGTCAGCGTGTTCGGCGCCTTTCTTTACTTTTTGGGCTCCATCGGCATTGGGGACATTTCGTCCTTTGTGCTCTATTCCAGGCGGTTTTCCGGGCCGATTAACGAAATAGCCAACATTTTGGGCGATTTGCAGTCTGCCTTTGCCGCAGCGGAGCGGATTTTCAGACTGCTGGACGAATTGCCCGAAAAAGAAGATGACAAGGCTGCGGCGGTGCTGAAAGACGTTTACGGCGACGTTTTGATTGATAACGTAAGCTTTGGCTATACGCCGGAAAAGATGATTATAAAGAACTTAAACCTCCACGCCGAAAAGGGAAACTTAATTGCCATTGTCGGCCCCACCGGGGCGGGGAAGACCACCATCATCAACCTGCTTATGCGGTTTTATGATGTGCAGCAGGGCGACATTTTGGTGGACGGGCAGAGCATTTATTCGCTGACCCGGGAAAGCCTGAGAAAAGCATATACAATGGTTTTGCAGGACACCTGGCTGTTTGGCGGCACAGTGTTTGAAAACATTGCCTACGGCAAAGAGAACGTCACCCGGGAAGAAGTGGTTCAGGCCGCAAAGGCGGCAAAAATTCACGACTTTATCGAGGCGCTGCCAAACGGTTATGACACTATGCTCACCGACAACGGCATTAACATTTCAAAGGGGCAAAAACAGCTTTTAACCATTGCCCGGGCCATGCTGTTAGATTCTAAAATGCTGATTTTAGACGAGGCCACCTCCAACGTAGACACCCAGACGGAGCGGGCAATTCAAGACGCAATGCGAAAGTTAATGGCAGACAAAACCTGTTTCGTTATTGCCCACAGGCTGTCTACCATTCAGCATGCAGACCTGATTTTGGTGGTGAAGGACGGCAACGTGGTGGAACAGGGCGTGCACGACGAACTGCTTGCAAAACGGGGCGCTTACTTTTCGCTTTACAATTCGCAGTTTGACACATATGATTAA
- a CDS encoding carbohydrate kinase family protein yields the protein MMKTILCIGEALIDFIPAQKGCALKDNAVFERACGGAPANVAAAAALLGAPAKMITQLGNDAFGDYITEVLKGAGVDTSCILRTDKANTALAFVALKEDGNRDFMFYRNPSADMLLESSQIKDEWFSDCGILHFCSVDLIDAPVKDAHRRAIALAKANGANISFDPNIRLPLWDDEQECKKTVQEFIDFADILKISDEELEFITGETDIEKAVPGLFARGVKMIMFTRGKQGASIITPDFTVFADSVSVTVQDTTGAGDSIIGAFLFCLTEKGVTDLSAVSKEDMEAMLRFANFYSSYSVTKKGAITSYAGYDEIIKFIKKQIN from the coding sequence ATGATGAAAACCATTCTTTGCATTGGCGAAGCATTAATCGACTTTATTCCGGCTCAAAAAGGGTGTGCGTTAAAGGATAACGCAGTGTTCGAGCGGGCCTGCGGCGGTGCGCCGGCAAACGTGGCGGCGGCAGCGGCGCTTTTGGGCGCGCCTGCAAAAATGATTACCCAGCTGGGAAACGATGCGTTCGGGGACTACATTACCGAGGTGCTGAAAGGCGCCGGGGTAGACACGTCTTGCATTTTGCGTACAGATAAGGCCAACACCGCTCTTGCCTTTGTTGCGCTTAAGGAAGACGGCAACCGGGATTTTATGTTCTACCGCAATCCCAGCGCCGACATGCTGCTGGAAAGCTCCCAAATAAAAGACGAGTGGTTTTCCGACTGCGGCATTTTGCACTTTTGCTCGGTGGATTTAATTGATGCGCCGGTGAAAGATGCACACCGCCGGGCCATTGCTCTGGCTAAGGCGAACGGAGCTAACATCAGCTTCGACCCCAACATTCGTCTGCCGCTGTGGGACGACGAACAGGAGTGCAAAAAAACGGTGCAGGAGTTTATTGATTTTGCAGACATTTTAAAAATTTCTGACGAGGAATTAGAATTTATCACAGGGGAAACAGATATAGAAAAAGCCGTACCCGGTTTGTTTGCCCGGGGCGTGAAGATGATTATGTTCACCCGGGGCAAGCAGGGAGCGAGCATCATTACGCCTGACTTTACCGTTTTTGCAGACAGCGTAAGCGTCACCGTGCAGGACACCACCGGCGCGGGGGACTCAATTATTGGTGCGTTTCTTTTCTGCCTGACGGAAAAGGGCGTAACAGACCTTTCTGCCGTTTCAAAAGAGGATATGGAGGCTATGCTTCGCTTTGCTAATTTCTATTCGTCTTACAGCGTGACGAAAAAAGGCGCCATTACGTCTTACGCCGGCTATGACGAAATTATAAAGTTTATAAAAAAGCAAATTAATTAA
- a CDS encoding S-layer homology domain-containing protein — protein MKKSKNRLLSAILVMCMMISMLSGVSLTAFAEGPINISSVDDLEALRDAVNNGETYAGKTVTLTENLDLGTIPNWTPIGTSSNPFEGIFDGDSHIIYNLTIDTDVRYCGLFGYVSGGAIKNLGLENVKVTSTANDVAGLTGFAGYGSTIERCYVTGVVTGYAAVSGIAGSTYGNVSTVRNTYARVQINRTSTRGDSAGISGWNESGSVKIENCYSACTGEVRPIAGWSDGAAVPNGQIINTYFDQTLSPDFSASSGRVDLGRTSEQLKTKTTYEGWDFESVWTIDESINGGYPYLQGFTPGLGGAPGSISVAVKDADDNPVTDADVYITNGTDNIPLNHQGDGIYSGTVETNGETYELYVNDKEMGSFTQNGSGALTIPSITIEAAATQPTKVGPFIVSGGVEGQDYKYTEVFDDEHNVYDNVLTVLTNIPLSITASSTVTTARIAVADGVNANITLDNLKIDLKNHNGSALAVPNGASLKLTLAGDNLLRSYAAGPGILVDNGAELEINGTDTDILEVYGSQLYSYTDQGGTSGGYATGFAGIGGPNSGSAYNYTGKITINGGTITAHGFGYGAGIGGGDYGSGGIITINGGIITATTGEGLPNGWIDSSTANASGIGASQGQPGGTILITGGTVKASGGYGCAGIGGGTADVTITGGDVTAYGGPKAAGIGGYDQNKGNIKITIGANATVTAYGGSGGCGLGQGSNKTAPTTLNVEKGAKVIAFSKENSNRPAVTAVANSAENSANMVNAYITNMTLPFDVPITAVLGDETVNLTVPAGTGGVAFTTEAAGEFIAKTSAAVGNVIYRFIPEDKSKVTITSSAMFGMENVVAVSAESLNVAELTIGESKTSYETFAEAWKTGVDSAQPFTLKLLADVKSSDYKGKITDFYGTISVKNISATLDLNGFTLLQDTENKYSIFSLSDASDFTIEDTSNEKTGKITSNFTYGDRDVGGQEPGNGLVNILYEDSKLTLNGGTVSGIQTAEGKIYCAVNVNKGTFVMNGGKIANNACTGVVVRNGGKFTMNGGEISKNTSNGMGGGVLSRWGVVEINDGAKITGNKALYPYWGREGNGAGGGIAEITSGTTGDGLSEAASGVILSGSIDISGNFGADNQADDIAVIGLETYQDAAAYKSYAVTVQEDFSAVNKIAIRKLNTGSAIVVHAGNKSQTENFYPGHPDYTFGMFENNSLYLTKSIKTSQVTAKVQIEGAERQLSYTESDYTQIPYNTVREVIPVTAFDSPDFTFLYQNESGNVIGAFPTDIGKYNVEISYIYYNLKNGSVYENSRTFYFEIVKADPTYIVPTGLTATYGDVLASVMLPDDWTWKDSTQSVGNAGNNTFKAKFTPDDTEHYNIITDIDVSVAVSKANPVYTVPTGLTATYGDTLTNVTLPIGWTWADNTQNVGSVGNHTFKAAFTPADTNNYNLVTDVDISVAVNKRPVNIIWSSTENFVYDGTEKTISAEIENLVSGDTANLTLDGIVKATEKGSYTATVTAVDNSNYTLEGGTNLEKNWSISETENKWTQELTITGWAYGEAANAPQATSKFGTVVFSYSESENGEYTENIPQNAGTYWVMAAVPGTISYAELSAKKEFVIAKANPVIEEAPEATRVRRDYELSNSTLSGGIVKGVNDTVLEGLFAWKDGTEVMNETGEFTKTVVFTPVDGNYVPVEIEITVTVYRPSGGGTTTTRYTVTFDTQGASKISSSTVTRNTVVKEPAEPTKNGYVFSGWFTDKECTEEYDFTAKVTKNITLYAKWTEDKKEPSEPTDPTKPTDPTEPEKWKNPFTDVKEDDWFYHAVQYASENGLFSGVTETAFAPDEAITRGMLVTVLWRMENKPVVNYLMTFADIDGSAYYAEAVRWAASNGIVKGYSDTEFAPDKLVSREEIAAIMQRYVDFKGMDTTAKADLSKFTDHAAVSEWAKGNVQWAVGSGLISGEDNNRIDPLGSATRAETAAILQRFLEKTIK, from the coding sequence ATGAAAAAATCAAAAAACAGGTTGTTGTCAGCAATACTTGTAATGTGTATGATGATAAGTATGCTGTCCGGCGTGAGTCTGACTGCGTTTGCGGAAGGTCCGATCAACATTTCTTCGGTTGATGATTTAGAGGCGCTTCGCGATGCGGTCAACAACGGAGAAACCTATGCGGGAAAGACGGTTACATTGACCGAAAACCTTGATTTGGGAACGATACCAAATTGGACGCCGATAGGAACAAGCAGCAACCCGTTTGAAGGAATATTTGACGGTGACAGCCATATTATCTACAATCTGACAATTGACACAGACGTCCGTTACTGCGGACTGTTTGGGTATGTTTCAGGCGGGGCTATTAAAAATCTTGGTCTTGAAAATGTGAAAGTCACTTCAACGGCTAACGATGTTGCCGGTCTGACCGGGTTTGCAGGATACGGCTCAACGATTGAGCGCTGTTATGTAACCGGTGTTGTTACGGGTTATGCTGCGGTAAGCGGCATTGCAGGGTCAACATACGGCAATGTGTCAACGGTGAGGAATACATATGCACGCGTACAGATTAACCGTACATCGACCAGAGGAGACAGCGCAGGCATTTCCGGATGGAATGAGTCGGGAAGCGTTAAAATTGAAAACTGCTATTCTGCTTGCACCGGCGAGGTTCGTCCGATTGCCGGCTGGAGCGACGGTGCTGCAGTTCCGAACGGGCAAATTATAAATACATATTTTGATCAAACACTTTCTCCCGATTTCAGTGCTTCGAGCGGCAGAGTTGATTTGGGAAGAACATCGGAACAGCTAAAAACAAAAACAACATACGAGGGCTGGGATTTTGAGTCTGTTTGGACAATAGACGAATCAATAAACGGCGGCTATCCGTATTTGCAGGGATTTACGCCCGGTCTCGGCGGCGCACCCGGTTCAATTTCTGTTGCTGTGAAGGATGCAGACGATAATCCAGTGACAGATGCTGATGTATATATCACAAACGGAACGGACAACATTCCCCTGAATCATCAGGGAGACGGAATTTACAGCGGCACGGTTGAAACAAATGGCGAAACCTATGAACTCTATGTGAACGATAAAGAGATGGGTTCATTCACACAGAACGGATCGGGTGCTTTGACCATCCCTTCTATTACGATTGAAGCTGCGGCAACGCAGCCAACGAAAGTAGGACCGTTTATCGTGAGCGGCGGAGTTGAGGGACAAGATTATAAGTATACGGAAGTTTTTGACGACGAACACAACGTGTATGATAATGTACTTACGGTTTTAACGAATATACCGTTGAGCATTACGGCGAGTAGCACTGTAACTACTGCGCGGATTGCTGTTGCGGACGGAGTAAATGCGAACATTACTTTGGATAATCTGAAAATTGATTTGAAGAATCATAACGGCAGCGCGCTGGCTGTTCCAAACGGTGCAAGTCTGAAACTGACATTAGCGGGAGATAATCTGCTCAGAAGCTATGCGGCAGGCCCGGGCATTTTGGTGGATAACGGCGCAGAGCTGGAAATCAACGGAACGGATACCGATATCCTTGAAGTTTATGGATCACAGTTGTACTCCTATACGGATCAGGGTGGCACCAGCGGTGGTTATGCAACCGGATTTGCCGGCATAGGCGGACCGAACTCCGGCAGTGCATATAACTATACAGGAAAAATTACGATCAATGGCGGTACAATCACGGCGCATGGTTTTGGATACGGCGCCGGTATCGGCGGCGGAGATTATGGCTCGGGCGGCATCATCACAATCAATGGCGGCATTATTACCGCAACAACGGGCGAAGGACTGCCAAACGGATGGATAGACAGCTCTACCGCAAATGCCAGTGGTATCGGAGCTTCCCAGGGACAACCGGGCGGCACAATTTTGATTACCGGCGGTACGGTGAAGGCTTCAGGCGGATATGGCTGTGCCGGTATTGGCGGAGGTACTGCCGATGTGACGATCACAGGCGGTGATGTAACAGCTTACGGAGGCCCGAAAGCGGCCGGTATTGGCGGATATGACCAGAATAAGGGAAATATAAAAATTACCATAGGGGCCAATGCTACTGTTACTGCATACGGCGGTTCCGGTGGCTGTGGGCTTGGTCAGGGATCAAATAAAACAGCGCCTACGACATTGAATGTTGAGAAGGGCGCAAAGGTAATTGCGTTTTCAAAAGAAAATAGCAATCGCCCGGCTGTAACAGCAGTTGCCAACAGTGCAGAGAATTCGGCAAATATGGTGAATGCTTATATCACAAATATGACATTGCCGTTTGATGTGCCGATTACGGCTGTGCTCGGTGATGAAACTGTTAATCTGACTGTTCCGGCCGGCACGGGAGGCGTAGCATTTACCACAGAAGCGGCAGGAGAATTTATTGCAAAAACATCTGCTGCTGTCGGCAACGTTATTTATCGGTTTATCCCGGAGGATAAAAGTAAAGTTACAATCACATCCTCCGCAATGTTTGGGATGGAAAATGTTGTGGCGGTATCTGCGGAGAGCCTGAATGTTGCAGAACTTACCATTGGCGAGAGCAAAACATCGTACGAAACTTTTGCTGAAGCTTGGAAAACCGGTGTAGACTCGGCACAGCCGTTTACTCTGAAACTGCTTGCGGATGTAAAATCCTCGGATTACAAGGGCAAAATTACAGATTTCTATGGTACGATTTCAGTAAAAAATATATCAGCAACGCTTGATTTAAATGGTTTTACTCTTTTGCAGGATACGGAAAATAAATACAGCATTTTTTCACTTTCGGATGCTTCGGATTTTACGATTGAAGATACAAGCAATGAAAAAACGGGAAAAATCACAAGTAATTTTACATATGGAGACAGGGATGTCGGCGGTCAGGAGCCGGGGAACGGTTTGGTTAATATACTGTATGAAGACAGTAAGCTGACTTTAAACGGTGGTACTGTTTCCGGTATCCAAACCGCTGAAGGCAAAATATACTGTGCTGTAAATGTTAACAAGGGTACCTTTGTTATGAACGGCGGAAAAATTGCAAATAATGCCTGCACCGGCGTTGTGGTTAGGAACGGCGGTAAGTTTACCATGAACGGCGGAGAGATAAGCAAAAATACAAGCAACGGCATGGGCGGCGGTGTTCTATCCCGCTGGGGCGTTGTAGAAATTAACGACGGTGCGAAAATTACAGGCAACAAGGCTCTTTACCCTTATTGGGGCAGAGAAGGCAACGGCGCGGGCGGCGGCATTGCTGAAATTACAAGCGGCACTACCGGCGACGGACTGAGTGAGGCAGCCTCCGGGGTTATTTTAAGCGGCAGCATTGACATCAGCGGAAACTTTGGTGCGGATAATCAGGCTGACGATATTGCGGTTATCGGTTTGGAAACATACCAAGACGCTGCGGCTTATAAAAGCTACGCTGTTACCGTTCAGGAAGATTTTTCCGCGGTAAATAAAATAGCTATAAGAAAACTAAACACCGGCAGTGCCATTGTGGTTCACGCAGGCAATAAAAGCCAGACTGAAAACTTTTATCCGGGACATCCGGATTATACCTTTGGTATGTTTGAAAACAATTCACTGTATCTGACAAAGAGTATAAAAACCAGCCAGGTGACAGCAAAGGTTCAAATTGAGGGTGCGGAACGGCAGCTGTCATATACCGAAAGTGATTATACGCAGATTCCGTACAATACAGTCCGTGAAGTTATTCCGGTAACGGCTTTTGATTCGCCGGACTTCACCTTTTTATATCAGAATGAAAGCGGTAATGTAATCGGCGCTTTTCCGACGGATATTGGCAAATATAATGTTGAAATCTCGTATATATATTACAATTTAAAAAACGGCTCGGTTTATGAAAATAGCAGGACTTTCTACTTTGAAATTGTAAAAGCCGACCCGACGTATATAGTTCCGACAGGCTTGACGGCGACCTATGGCGATGTGCTTGCGAGTGTTATGTTGCCGGATGACTGGACATGGAAAGACAGTACTCAGAGCGTTGGAAATGCGGGGAACAATACATTTAAGGCGAAATTTACGCCGGATGATACGGAGCACTACAATATCATAACAGATATTGACGTTTCAGTAGCAGTAAGCAAGGCAAATCCGGTTTATACCGTTCCGACAGGCTTAACGGCAACCTACGGCGATACGCTTACCAATGTTACATTGCCAATCGGCTGGACGTGGGCAGATAATACACAGAATGTCGGCAGCGTCGGCAATCATACTTTTAAGGCGGCATTTACGCCTGCTGACACGAACAACTATAACCTTGTAACGGACGTTGACATATCTGTTGCAGTAAACAAACGCCCGGTTAATATCATTTGGAGCAGCACAGAAAATTTTGTGTATGATGGTACGGAAAAGACAATCTCGGCTGAAATTGAAAACCTTGTTTCCGGCGATACGGCAAATCTAACGCTTGACGGAATTGTGAAAGCAACCGAAAAAGGCAGTTATACAGCTACGGTTACAGCGGTTGATAACAGTAATTACACGCTTGAAGGCGGCACAAATCTGGAAAAGAATTGGTCGATTTCCGAAACCGAAAATAAGTGGACACAGGAATTAACAATCACCGGCTGGGCTTACGGTGAAGCAGCAAATGCACCACAGGCAACGTCGAAATTTGGTACGGTGGTTTTCAGCTATTCTGAAAGTGAAAACGGTGAATATACGGAAAATATTCCTCAAAATGCCGGAACCTATTGGGTAATGGCGGCCGTACCCGGTACGATAAGCTACGCTGAACTTTCTGCAAAGAAAGAATTTGTGATTGCAAAAGCAAATCCTGTCATAGAAGAAGCACCGGAAGCAACACGGGTGCGCAGAGATTATGAGTTGTCTAATTCAACTCTCAGCGGCGGTATTGTAAAGGGCGTGAACGATACTGTTCTTGAGGGGTTATTTGCTTGGAAAGACGGAACAGAAGTAATGAATGAAACAGGCGAATTTACAAAAACGGTTGTATTTACGCCAGTTGATGGAAACTATGTGCCGGTTGAAATAGAGATAACCGTAACAGTTTACCGCCCGTCAGGCGGAGGAACTACCACGACACGCTATACCGTAACATTTGACACGCAGGGTGCCAGCAAAATTTCATCGTCAACCGTAACAAGAAATACTGTTGTGAAAGAGCCGGCAGAACCTACGAAAAATGGATATGTTTTCAGCGGGTGGTTTACCGATAAGGAATGCACAGAGGAATATGATTTTACAGCAAAGGTAACAAAAAATATTACTTTGTATGCAAAATGGACCGAGGACAAAAAAGAACCGTCGGAGCCAACAGACCCAACTAAGCCTACCGACCCGACAGAGCCGGAGAAATGGAAAAATCCTTTTACCGATGTGAAAGAGGATGATTGGTTCTATCATGCGGTACAGTATGCGAGCGAAAATGGTCTGTTCAGCGGCGTAACGGAAACTGCATTTGCCCCCGATGAAGCCATTACCCGCGGTATGCTGGTAACGGTGTTGTGGCGCATGGAGAATAAGCCTGTTGTCAATTATCTAATGACTTTTGCGGATATAGATGGCAGTGCCTATTATGCGGAGGCGGTACGCTGGGCGGCAAGCAATGGTATTGTCAAAGGCTATTCTGATACGGAATTTGCACCGGACAAATTGGTTTCCAGAGAAGAAATTGCGGCAATTATGCAAAGATATGTTGATTTCAAGGGAATGGATACTACAGCAAAGGCTGATTTGAGTAAATTTACAGACCATGCAGCCGTTTCAGAATGGGCGAAAGGAAATGTACAGTGGGCAGTTGGTTCTGGTTTGATTTCCGGCGAGGACAATAACCGTATTGATCCGCTTGGCAGCGCAACCCGTGCGGAAACAGCGGCCATTCTGCAAAGATTTTTAGAAAAAACAATCAAATAA
- a CDS encoding HPr family phosphocarrier protein, translated as MQTIHYVITDENGIHARPAGLFVKAAAGFASDIKIAKDSKEADAKRLFGVMGLGVKQGDEIVVTVNGADETKAAEALESFLKANL; from the coding sequence GTGCAGACAATTCATTATGTAATAACCGATGAAAACGGAATTCACGCACGGCCGGCCGGGCTGTTTGTAAAGGCGGCGGCCGGGTTTGCGTCCGATATTAAGATTGCGAAAGATAGCAAAGAGGCCGACGCAAAACGTCTGTTCGGCGTAATGGGCCTAGGCGTGAAACAAGGCGATGAAATTGTGGTTACCGTAAACGGCGCTGATGAAACAAAAGCCGCAGAGGCATTAGAATCGTTTTTAAAAGCGAATCTTTAA